The Acidobacteriota bacterium nucleotide sequence GCGCGTGCCCTTCATCCCGACGCAGGCGCCCACGGGGTCCACGTCGCGCTCGCGCGAGTAGACCGCCACCTTGGCGCGGTCTCCCGCCTCGCGGACCGCGCCGCGGATCATGACGGTGCCGTCGTAGATCTCGGGGACTTCCTGCTCGAACAGCTTGATGAGCAGCGCCGGGTCCGTGCGAGACAGCACGACCTGCGGTCCCTTGGCGTTCTTGTTGACGGTCCTGATGACCGCGCGGATGCGGTCGCCGACGACGTAGTTCTCGGCGCGCGACTGCTCCTTGCGCGGAAGGACCGCTTCGACGCGCCCCAGCTCCAGGATGATGTCGCCGCTCTCGAACCGCTTGACCGTGCCGTTGACGACCTCGCCGATGCGATTGCTGTACTCGCCGTAGACGTTTTCGCGCTCCGCCTCGCGCACCTTCTGGAAGATGACCTGCTTGGCCAGCTGCGCCGCGATGCGCCCGAGCACCTCGGTGGAGCGGGGCAGCTCCATTTCGTCACCGACCTCGATGGAGTTGGCGACTTCCTCGCCGTAGCTCTCGCGATAGAGGTTGCGCGCCTCCTCGAGCGACATCTCGGCGGCGGGGTTGGTGACCGCCTCCACGACCTGCTTGATCGCGTAGAGCTCCACCTGCCCGGTCTCGGTGTTGAACTTCGTCTTCAGGCGCTCGTCGCCCTTGTAGTACTTCCGCGAGGCGGCCGCGACGGCCTCCTCGATGGCCGACACGACGATCGTCGGGTCGAGCCCCTTTTCCTTGGCGACCGCGTCGATCACTTGCTGCAACGGATTCATCATGATCAGAATTCCACGTCCAGATTCGCGCGCGAGACCTTCACGAGCGGAATCCGATGGGTCCTGCGCCCCTCGACGAGCAGGACCGTCTCACCGTCCGGGCCGCTCTCCAGCGCCTCGATGCGTCCGGCAAAAGCGGACTGCCCGCCAATCGGCTCGCGCGAGACGATCTTCGCGAGCCGCCCGGTAAACCGCCGGTAGTCCGCAGGGTGCCGGAGCGGCCGATCGAGCCCGGGGGACGAAACCTCGAGGGTGTAGTTGTCGGGCAGCGACAGGCCGAGCGCCTCTTCCTCGACGTCGAGAATGGCGCTCAGGTCCTGGCTGACCTGCTGGCACTCGGCAATGCCGATGCTGTCTCCCGACGGGTCCAGCGCGGCATCACCGGCCTGCGCGGCAGGACCGGGATCCGGACGGTCGATGATGACACGCAGCACCCACCCGTGCGACTCGCGCCGGAACTGCACGTCGAAAATGTCGAGCCCGTAGCTGCGCGCCACCCGCTCGGCCACCGTGCGAATCCGGTCGCGCTGGGCCTGCTCTGCCTTCACGTCCGAAAAAACACCCCGCAAAAAGAAAAAGTGGGCTAAAGACCCACCTTTGGTGTTACCCGCTAGGAGCTTCGACCAATGATAGCACGGGGCTGACAACAAGGTCATATTCCCGCGCCGCCACGACCTCGCCTTCCACGAACGTGCCGGGGATCAGCTCATCCGGGTCGGATTCGGTAAAAAACACCACCGGATCGATCTCCGGGGCCTGCCCGGCGAGCCGCCCCTGCACGACGAGGCGATGCTCCCCGGAAGGGCCGTCCACCAGGACGCGCACCCGCTGTCCGACCCGCCGGGCCTGCGCGCGCGCCACGATGCCTTTCTGCATTTCCATCAATTGATCGCGGCGGCGGCGCTTCACCGGCGGCGTCACGTCGTCGTCGGCGCTGTACGCGCGGGTCCCCTCTTCGTGCGAATACGTGAAGACGCCGACGTGGTCGAACTCCGTGTCCCGCACGAACGCGCGCAGCTCGTCGAATTCAGCCTCGGTCTCTCCCGGGTAGCCGGCGATGAACGTCGTGCGCAGCGTGACGCCGGGAACGCGTTCCCGGATGCGCGCCAGCAGCTTGTCGTACGACGCGCGGTTGCCCGGCCGCCGCATGCGCTCGAGCACGGCCGCCGACGCGTGCTGCAGGGGCAGGTCGACGTAGCGGCAGACCTTCTCGCACTCCGCCATCGCCGCCAGCGTGTCGTCGGTAATCGTCGTCGGATAGAGATAGAGCAGGCGGATCCACTCGAGGCCGTCCACGCCGTTCAGTTCGCGGAGCAGGCGCGCCAGCGCGCCACGCTCGCCGCGATCGTTGCCGTAGAACGTGGTGTCCTGCGAGATGAGGATCAGTTCCTTGACGCCGCGCGCCGCGAGATTTCGCGCTTCCGTCACGATCGAATCGGCGGTGCGGCTGCGATACGCGCCCCGCAGTGTCGGGATGATGCAGAACGAGCACGTGTAATCGCACCCCTCCGCAACCTTGACGTAGGCGAAGTGGCGCGGTGTGGACAGGTGCCTCGGCGTCGCGGCGTCGTAGAGGTATGTGGGTTTCTTGTAGAGCGTAAGCGGGACCGCAGCCGCTTCCCTGACCTTCGACCTCTGGCCTTTGGTGCCTGACAGGGCGCTGACAATTTCCGGCACTTCCCCCGTCCCGAGCACCACGTCGATCTCCGGGATCTCCCGCTTCAGTTCCTCCCGGTAGCGCTCGCCAAGACAGCCGGTGACGATCAGCGTCCGGCACGCGCCGGACTTCTTCTGCTCGGCCATCTCCAGGATGGCGTCAATGGACTCCTGCTTGGCGGAATCGATGAAGGCACACGTGTTGACCACGAGCACGTCCGCGTTCGACGCGTCGTTGGTGATCTCGTGCCCGGCCTGCTCGGCGAGCCCCAGCATCACCTCGCCGTCGACGAGGTTCTTGGGGCAGCCGAGAGAGAGAAAGCCTATCTTCATCTGTCCACCGCCCACTACGGATAGATCCTGTACAGCATCCTCGGGTACGGGATCGCCTCCCGGATGTGTTCGAGGCCGCAGATCCACGCCACGGTGCGCTCGATGCCCATGCCGAACCCGCCGTGCGGCACCGAGCCGAAGTGCCGCAGATCGAGATACCACTCGAGCGATTCGGGAGGCAGCTTGTGCTCGGCGATCCGCTGCATCAGCAGCCCGCGATCCCAGATTCGCTCGCTGCCGCCGATGATTTCGCCGTACCCTTCCGGGGCGAGGACGTCCACGCACCGGACGCGATCCGGCCGTCCGGGTTCGGGCTGCATGTAGAACGCTTTCACCTGGGCAGGGTAGTGCGTGACGGCGACGGGCCGATCGAACTCGCCGGAGAGCACGGTCTCATCGGTGCCGCCGAAATCGTTGTTGTCCTCGAACGGCTGTCCCTTGTCCCGCAGCAACTTCACCGCCTCGTCGTAGGTGATCCGCGGGAAGGGGCTCTTCACCTGTTCGAGCTTTGACGTGTCGCGCTCGAGCACCGCGAGCTCGCGCCGGCGCCTGTCCAGCACGCGGGACACGATCTCGACGACGAGCCCTTCGCCGAGGGCGATGATGTCGTCGAGCGTCGCGAAGGCGACCTCGGGCTCCACCATCCAGAACTCGGTGAGGTGGCGGCGCGTCTTCGACTTCTCGGCGCGGAAGGTCGGGCCGAAGCAGTACACGCGGCCGAGCGCCATCGCGTTCGCTTCGTTGTACAGCTGCCCGCTCTGCGTGAGATACGCCTTCTCGTTCTCGAAGTACTCGACGGGAAACAGCGTCGTCGTGCCCTCGGCGGCGGCCGGCGTGAAAATCGGCGTGTCGGCGAGGATGAAGCCGCGGCTGTTGAAATAGCCGCGGACTGCATCGATGATTTCGTGCCGCACCCGCAGGATGGCGTTCTGCCGCTGCGCGCGGATCCAGAGATGCCGCCGGTCCATCAGGTAGTCGACGCCGTGCTCCTTTGGCGTGATCGGGAAATCCTGCGAGTCGCCGATGATGTCGATTCCCGTCACGTCGATCTCGAACCCGCCGGGCGCGCGCTTGTCGGCGCGCACCGTGCCCTGGAGGGCGAGCGAAGTCTCCTGCGACAGATGGTCGGCGCGCGTGAAGACATCCTCGGGCACCGCCTGCTTCGACATGACCCCCTGGATGAAGCCCGTGCCGTCGCGCACGATGAGGAAATGGATCTTGCCGCTCGAGCGCCGCTGGTGAAGCCAGCCCCGGATGGTGACCGGCTGCCCCTGGTAGCGGTCGAGGTCGCGCGCGATGTCTTCGATGTACGCCACTGTAGCCATGTTCAGATCGTCATCTGGTCAAAGCGGCCGCGCGCGCGGCGGGCCTTTTCGAGCACCTCGCGCGGCGTGGACGTGTCCGCCAGCTCGAAGAGCAGCGTGCCGTCGTAGCCGACTTTCTGGATTGCCATCAGCGCCGGCGGCCATTCGATGCGCCCCTCGAAGGGCGCCAGGTGGCTGTCCTCGCGCCTGTTGTTGTCGTGCACGTGCGTGGCGATCAGGTGGCCGGATACCTGCTCGATCGCGTCGATGAGGTCGCCGAGCAGGAACGCGTGACCGAAGTCGAGGCACACGCCAGCGCCGCCGATCGCGATCTCCTCCTCGAGCAGACGCACGAGCGCTTCGGGTGTCGAGAGCGGGTTCGGAATCACTTCGAGCGCGAGCCGAACGCCC carries:
- the asnS gene encoding asparagine--tRNA ligase gives rise to the protein MATVAYIEDIARDLDRYQGQPVTIRGWLHQRRSSGKIHFLIVRDGTGFIQGVMSKQAVPEDVFTRADHLSQETSLALQGTVRADKRAPGGFEIDVTGIDIIGDSQDFPITPKEHGVDYLMDRRHLWIRAQRQNAILRVRHEIIDAVRGYFNSRGFILADTPIFTPAAAEGTTTLFPVEYFENEKAYLTQSGQLYNEANAMALGRVYCFGPTFRAEKSKTRRHLTEFWMVEPEVAFATLDDIIALGEGLVVEIVSRVLDRRRRELAVLERDTSKLEQVKSPFPRITYDEAVKLLRDKGQPFEDNNDFGGTDETVLSGEFDRPVAVTHYPAQVKAFYMQPEPGRPDRVRCVDVLAPEGYGEIIGGSERIWDRGLLMQRIAEHKLPPESLEWYLDLRHFGSVPHGGFGMGIERTVAWICGLEHIREAIPYPRMLYRIYP
- the nusA gene encoding transcription termination/antitermination protein NusA, with protein sequence MMNPLQQVIDAVAKEKGLDPTIVVSAIEEAVAAASRKYYKGDERLKTKFNTETGQVELYAIKQVVEAVTNPAAEMSLEEARNLYRESYGEEVANSIEVGDEMELPRSTEVLGRIAAQLAKQVIFQKVREAERENVYGEYSNRIGEVVNGTVKRFESGDIILELGRVEAVLPRKEQSRAENYVVGDRIRAVIRTVNKNAKGPQVVLSRTDPALLIKLFEQEVPEIYDGTVMIRGAVREAGDRAKVAVYSRERDVDPVGACVGMKGTRVQAIIRELRGEKIDIVEWSEDPVQFVTNAISPAKVQRVSIVDDAERVMEVIVEDKQLSLAIGKKGQNVRLAAKLTGWKIDIKSEEEKRKEVEAQLEELDFSSPSAPLSLPGIHDEVVAALRQAGYDSNEKIANAPVEELAALEGFDIETAETVIAAAREGAPTEPAADATETGAPAESAGPEEPAAQEHER
- a CDS encoding ribosome maturation factor RimP; translated protein: MTLLSAPCYHWSKLLAGNTKGGSLAHFFFLRGVFSDVKAEQAQRDRIRTVAERVARSYGLDIFDVQFRRESHGWVLRVIIDRPDPGPAAQAGDAALDPSGDSIGIAECQQVSQDLSAILDVEEEALGLSLPDNYTLEVSSPGLDRPLRHPADYRRFTGRLAKIVSREPIGGQSAFAGRIEALESGPDGETVLLVEGRRTHRIPLVKVSRANLDVEF
- the rimO gene encoding 30S ribosomal protein S12 methylthiotransferase RimO; this translates as MKIGFLSLGCPKNLVDGEVMLGLAEQAGHEITNDASNADVLVVNTCAFIDSAKQESIDAILEMAEQKKSGACRTLIVTGCLGERYREELKREIPEIDVVLGTGEVPEIVSALSGTKGQRSKVREAAAVPLTLYKKPTYLYDAATPRHLSTPRHFAYVKVAEGCDYTCSFCIIPTLRGAYRSRTADSIVTEARNLAARGVKELILISQDTTFYGNDRGERGALARLLRELNGVDGLEWIRLLYLYPTTITDDTLAAMAECEKVCRYVDLPLQHASAAVLERMRRPGNRASYDKLLARIRERVPGVTLRTTFIAGYPGETEAEFDELRAFVRDTEFDHVGVFTYSHEEGTRAYSADDDVTPPVKRRRRDQLMEMQKGIVARAQARRVGQRVRVLVDGPSGEHRLVVQGRLAGQAPEIDPVVFFTESDPDELIPGTFVEGEVVAAREYDLVVSPVLSLVEAPSG